In one Microbulbifer pacificus genomic region, the following are encoded:
- the trxB gene encoding thioredoxin-disulfide reductase — MSNHHRLIILGSGPAGYTAAIYAARANLNPVVITGMQQGGQLTTTTEVENWPGGVHDLQGPDLMVQMQQHAERFDTNIIFDHIHEVDLKQRPFTLKGNETYTCDALIIATGASAQYLGLPSEQTFQGRGVSACATCDGFFYRDQKVVVVGGGNTAVEEALYLSNIAAEVTLVHRRDELRSEKILQDRLMEKAKNGNIKLCWHHTLEEVLGDDAGVTGVRLKNVQDGSTKELEVSGVFIAIGHKPNTDIFAGQLEMNGGYIVVESGLNGNATQTSVPGVFAAGDVSDHIYRQAVTSAGTGCMAALDAERYLDAQ; from the coding sequence ATGAGCAATCATCACCGACTGATCATCCTGGGCTCCGGCCCCGCCGGCTACACTGCCGCCATTTACGCGGCCCGCGCCAACCTGAACCCGGTTGTCATTACCGGCATGCAGCAGGGTGGCCAGCTCACCACTACCACCGAAGTGGAAAACTGGCCGGGCGGCGTACACGACCTTCAGGGCCCGGATCTGATGGTGCAGATGCAGCAGCACGCAGAGCGTTTCGACACCAACATCATCTTCGATCATATCCACGAGGTGGATCTGAAGCAGCGCCCCTTTACTCTCAAGGGCAATGAGACCTACACCTGCGACGCACTGATTATTGCCACCGGTGCTTCTGCCCAGTATTTGGGTCTGCCTTCCGAGCAGACCTTCCAGGGCCGCGGCGTCAGCGCCTGCGCCACCTGCGACGGCTTCTTCTATCGCGACCAAAAGGTTGTCGTTGTAGGCGGTGGCAATACGGCGGTAGAAGAAGCGCTGTATCTGTCCAACATCGCTGCGGAAGTCACACTGGTGCACCGCCGCGACGAGCTGCGCTCGGAGAAAATCCTGCAGGACCGCCTGATGGAGAAGGCGAAGAATGGCAACATCAAACTGTGCTGGCACCATACCCTTGAGGAAGTTCTGGGTGATGACGCGGGTGTAACCGGAGTTCGCCTGAAAAACGTGCAGGATGGCTCCACCAAGGAGCTGGAAGTGTCCGGCGTATTCATCGCCATCGGGCACAAGCCAAACACCGATATCTTCGCAGGCCAGCTGGAAATGAATGGGGGATACATCGTGGTGGAAAGCGGCCTTAACGGCAACGCCACCCAGACCTCAGTTCCCGGGGTATTTGCCGCCGGTGACGTCTCCGACCATATTTATCGCCAGGCGGTCACCTCGGCCGGCACCGGCTGTATGGCCGCACTGGACGCCGAGCGCTACCTCGACGCGCAGTAA
- the aat gene encoding leucyl/phenylalanyl-tRNA--protein transferase: MSQAANSITLLDPDLIDFPDTANALKDPDGLLAVGGDLTPEWLLAAYRRGIFPWFSDDQPILWWSPSPRCIVRPQALSLSRSLRKVIRQGRYQVTFDRAFEAVMEGCAAPRANQPGTWITADMCDAYTTMHRLGHAHSVETWLDGKLVGGLYGLAVGRMFYGESMFHRATDASKVAFAHLVRQLAVWGCELIDCQVSNPHLLSLGAEEISRTEFEEALRVEIEKPGFPEPWPPTPSPGLFDGT, encoded by the coding sequence GTGAGCCAGGCCGCCAACAGCATTACCCTGCTCGATCCGGATCTGATCGACTTTCCGGATACGGCCAACGCGCTCAAAGATCCCGACGGCCTTCTCGCGGTTGGTGGCGACCTGACTCCCGAGTGGCTGCTTGCCGCCTATCGCCGCGGTATTTTTCCCTGGTTCTCAGACGACCAGCCCATTCTCTGGTGGTCACCTTCTCCACGCTGTATCGTCCGCCCACAGGCACTGAGCTTGAGCCGTAGTCTGCGCAAGGTAATTCGCCAGGGACGCTACCAGGTAACGTTCGACCGCGCTTTCGAGGCAGTCATGGAAGGCTGCGCCGCGCCGCGCGCCAACCAGCCCGGTACCTGGATCACCGCTGACATGTGTGATGCCTACACGACCATGCATCGGCTTGGCCACGCGCACTCGGTGGAAACATGGCTCGACGGGAAGCTGGTAGGCGGGTTATACGGACTTGCCGTCGGTCGAATGTTTTATGGCGAATCCATGTTCCACCGGGCTACGGATGCCTCCAAAGTGGCCTTTGCGCACCTGGTGCGGCAACTGGCCGTTTGGGGCTGTGAACTGATCGACTGCCAGGTCAGTAACCCCCACTTGCTGAGTCTCGGCGCGGAAGAAATCTCCAGGACAGAGTTTGAAGAGGCTCTCAGGGTTGAAATCGAGAAACCCGGCTTCCCCGAACCCTGGCCGCCGACCCCCTCGCCAGGATTGTTTGACGGCACATGA